One Coleofasciculus chthonoplastes PCC 7420 DNA segment encodes these proteins:
- a CDS encoding CHAT domain-containing protein, which produces MSNAFSPNTFPEKWIDLCFTLGQVYLELIGSKQVKYTLYLQDFIKNIFGSLFTLLDNKQQPRLWAKSKLISSDFCLYDNKPQQALEYSLDAFEVLDSLKKQFPTYWSEASGKLGCIYSALGDMQNAILRFREALQIFEPKYSPKECLKMASNLGNLGYNLQNWEIAIEGYSQAILAIEQSRYWATSEATKRELIANSLDIYQKMVQACINHQDYTQALLTIERSKSRTLIELLDSANLYPKNATDQQKQRISNLRRQIAIYQQQLAFTPSDTLTPATEKHPNQPSPETLIRQQLQAANQQFQDLLTELDDPNFTLTQQVPPQLPDLRRLLQPQTALIEWYLPSEADSGFYLFLVTRRDEQIQITPHHFSAEDREHLDQALQDYRSDYGQPTWNDQLPQRLETLSAALQLPRLLTELSQIQHLILIPHRELHLIPLHALPVSLPSPSGSVGKPLQDWFPVQYAPSCQILNNLQQRPPLEEPSTSFFALQNPTQDLTYADFEVEVLRRLFNPQRVLSHDKATKTALEQPQNRAFLQQSRYVHFSCHGEFSEAEPLNAYLRLANREKLTFQNIFTSLDIPNCRLLILSACKTGLVETPPTDDYVGLASAFFFAGTRTVVGSLWEAEEFSAALLMIRLYQELPRYTSVMMALRAAQGWLRTISRDGVLTWLRDELKLEDSQLKTCEKQLKLFNKKSPFTSARYWAPFTVSGQLDQVDN; this is translated from the coding sequence ATGTCTAATGCATTCTCCCCTAATACCTTTCCAGAAAAATGGATTGATCTTTGTTTCACCCTTGGTCAAGTGTATTTAGAGTTGATTGGTTCAAAGCAAGTCAAATATACACTTTACCTACAGGATTTCATCAAAAATATTTTTGGCTCCTTGTTTACTCTCTTAGATAATAAGCAACAGCCTCGATTGTGGGCTAAGTCTAAATTAATCTCAAGTGATTTCTGTCTGTATGATAATAAGCCCCAACAAGCTTTAGAGTATTCCTTAGATGCATTTGAAGTGTTAGATTCCCTAAAAAAACAGTTTCCAACATACTGGTCAGAGGCTTCTGGTAAGTTGGGCTGTATCTACAGTGCTTTGGGTGATATGCAAAATGCCATTTTGAGATTCAGAGAAGCATTACAAATTTTTGAACCAAAGTATTCACCGAAAGAGTGCCTCAAAATGGCAAGCAACCTCGGCAACCTCGGCTACAACCTCCAAAACTGGGAAATCGCCATCGAAGGCTATAGCCAAGCCATCCTTGCCATCGAACAAAGCCGCTACTGGGCAACCTCCGAAGCCACCAAACGGGAACTCATCGCCAACTCCCTCGATATCTATCAAAAAATGGTGCAAGCCTGCATCAACCACCAAGACTACACCCAAGCCTTGCTCACCATCGAACGCAGTAAATCCCGCACCCTGATCGAACTCCTCGACAGCGCCAACCTCTACCCCAAAAACGCTACCGACCAACAAAAACAACGCATCAGCAACCTGCGCCGTCAAATCGCCATCTACCAACAACAACTCGCCTTCACCCCCAGCGACACCCTCACCCCCGCTACCGAGAAGCACCCCAACCAACCCTCACCCGAAACCCTGATCCGCCAACAACTCCAAGCCGCCAACCAGCAATTCCAAGACCTGCTCACGGAACTCGACGACCCCAACTTTACCCTCACCCAACAAGTCCCCCCCCAACTCCCCGACTTGCGCCGCCTCCTCCAGCCCCAAACCGCCCTCATCGAGTGGTATCTCCCCAGCGAAGCCGACTCCGGGTTTTACCTGTTCCTCGTCACTCGCCGAGACGAGCAAATCCAGATTACCCCCCACCACTTCAGCGCCGAAGACCGCGAACACCTCGACCAAGCCCTACAGGACTACCGCAGCGACTACGGACAACCCACCTGGAATGACCAACTCCCCCAACGCCTCGAAACCCTCAGCGCCGCCCTGCAACTCCCCCGCCTTCTGACTGAATTATCCCAGATTCAACACCTCATCCTGATTCCCCACCGGGAACTGCACCTCATCCCCCTCCACGCGCTCCCCGTCTCTCTCCCCTCGCCTTCTGGGAGTGTGGGAAAACCCCTGCAAGACTGGTTCCCCGTGCAATATGCCCCCAGTTGTCAAATTCTCAACAACCTCCAACAGCGTCCTCCCCTAGAAGAACCCTCCACCTCTTTCTTTGCCCTGCAAAACCCGACCCAAGACCTCACCTATGCAGATTTCGAGGTAGAAGTGTTGCGCCGCCTGTTCAACCCCCAACGGGTTCTCAGCCACGACAAAGCCACCAAAACCGCCCTGGAACAACCGCAAAACCGAGCCTTCTTACAGCAAAGCCGCTACGTTCACTTCTCCTGTCACGGCGAATTTAGCGAAGCCGAACCCCTCAACGCCTACCTCCGCCTCGCTAACCGGGAAAAACTCACCTTTCAGAACATCTTCACCAGTCTGGATATCCCCAACTGTCGCCTGTTAATCCTGTCCGCCTGCAAAACCGGGCTAGTGGAAACTCCCCCAACCGATGACTATGTGGGGTTAGCCAGTGCCTTCTTTTTCGCCGGAACCCGGACGGTGGTGGGGAGTCTCTGGGAAGCCGAGGAGTTTTCTGCCGCCTTACTGATGATTCGCTTATATCAGGAGTTACCTCGCTACACTTCAGTCATGATGGCATTACGAGCCGCCCAAGGCTGGTTACGCACCATTTCCCGTGATGGTGTTTTAACCTGGTTACGGGACGAGCTAAAATTAGAGGATAGTCAACTGAAAACCTGTGAAAAGCAGCTTAAACTATTCAATAAAAAATCCCCCTTTACTTCTGCTCGCTATTGGGCACCTTTCACCGTCAGTGGACAATTAGATCAGGTGGACAATTAG
- a CDS encoding UPF0175 family protein codes for MSLVISDDLVKASGFSENELLLEIVLMLFQQDKISLGKASELLGLHRMQFQKLISERGICVHYDIDEFQEDLKTLEETECS; via the coding sequence ATGAGTTTAGTGATTTCCGATGATCTAGTCAAGGCGAGTGGCTTTTCTGAAAATGAGCTATTGTTGGAAATTGTGCTGATGTTGTTTCAGCAAGATAAAATTAGTTTGGGGAAAGCCAGTGAGTTATTGGGATTGCATCGGATGCAGTTTCAAAAACTCATTTCTGAGCGAGGTATTTGCGTTCATTATGATATTGATGAGTTCCAGGAAGACCTCAAAACTTTAGAGGAAACGGAGTGTTCATGA
- a CDS encoding DUF6883 domain-containing protein, with product MVFLPEDSIINPSKLTHYLLVQLPKDDKSKFLAQAGYTLENWQQLEQDLRTQVLTQPAEPIETTPYGQKYRIRATLRGQNGIELKTLTIWMTNNNGTRFVTLVPDKGEYQ from the coding sequence ATGGTTTTCTTACCAGAAGACTCCATTATTAACCCATCAAAACTCACTCACTATTTACTCGTCCAACTGCCTAAAGATGATAAATCTAAATTCTTAGCACAGGCAGGATATACATTAGAGAATTGGCAACAACTCGAACAAGATTTAAGAACCCAAGTCCTCACTCAACCTGCTGAACCCATCGAAACCACCCCCTATGGTCAAAAATATAGGATTCGTGCAACATTGCGAGGTCAAAATGGCATTGAACTAAAAACCTTAACAATATGGATGACCAATAATAATGGAACCCGATTTGTAACTCTAGTCCCCGACAAAGGAGAATATCAATGA
- a CDS encoding UPF0175 family protein translates to MQAINIQIPIELIEQGETAVLEQIAMQLYEKQIFTFSQARRLLNYSVWEFQKLLGENHIVRQYDKDDLAEDLEAIQSGLWDD, encoded by the coding sequence ATGCAAGCAATTAATATACAAATTCCCATCGAATTAATTGAGCAAGGTGAGACGGCAGTTTTGGAACAAATTGCCATGCAACTTTATGAAAAACAGATATTTACCTTTAGTCAAGCCCGTCGATTGTTGAATTATTCCGTGTGGGAATTTCAAAAACTGTTGGGAGAAAATCATATTGTTCGGCAATACGACAAAGATGATTTAGCAGAGGATCTCGAAGCGATTCAATCAGGATTGTGGGATGATTAA
- a CDS encoding DUF4926 domain-containing protein codes for MKPQHPLFSKVALTGDLPQYHLKRGDIATIVEHYSMPESQEDGYSLEGFDVPQITIEVTASQIMPLSDYLREEAILSKFRNLSEHRQKQLEEYLDFLLQKDKTTPVN; via the coding sequence ATGAAACCTCAACATCCTCTATTTTCCAAAGTTGCACTCACTGGAGACTTGCCTCAATATCACCTCAAACGGGGTGATATTGCCACGATTGTTGAACATTATTCCATGCCAGAGTCCCAAGAAGATGGGTATAGTTTAGAAGGGTTTGATGTTCCTCAAATTACCATTGAAGTGACGGCATCACAGATTATGCCCCTGAGTGACTATTTAAGAGAAGAAGCAATTTTAAGTAAATTTCGCAACCTGTCAGAACACCGACAAAAACAACTGGAAGAATACCTTGATTTTCTTTTGCAAAAAGACAAAACGACTCCGGTGAATTAA
- a CDS encoding DUF3368 domain-containing protein, which produces MIGTLGILILAKQNQIIPKVKPLLDAMMTEAQYWVNESLYDNVLQTVSEDEIE; this is translated from the coding sequence GTGATTGGCACTTTAGGAATTTTGATTTTAGCCAAACAAAACCAGATTATCCCCAAGGTGAAACCGCTATTGGATGCAATGATGACAGAAGCCCAATACTGGGTTAATGAATCTCTGTATGACAATGTTTTGCAAACGGTTTCTGAGGATGAAATCGAGTAG